The following proteins are encoded in a genomic region of Danio rerio strain Tuebingen ecotype United States chromosome 16, GRCz12tu, whole genome shotgun sequence:
- the id4 gene encoding DNA-binding protein inhibitor ID-4 isoform X1 — protein sequence MKASVPVRPHKLPSSCSQLSLRYLSESSRCKMEDEDLFCLQYDMNDCYSRLKRLVPTIPQDKKVSKVEILQHVIDYILDLQLALETHPALLKQTSPPASTRTPLTQINTEQVRK from the exons atgaaGGCCAGCGTGCCGGTTCGCCCTCATAAGCTTCCTTCTAGCTGCAGTCAGCTCTCCTTGCGTTATTTGTCGGAGAGCAGCCGATGCAAAATGGAAGATGAGGATCTTTTCTGTCTGCAGTACGACATGAACGACTGCTACAGCCGACTCAAACGCTTGGTGCCCACTATTCCGCAGGATAAGAAAGTCAGTAAAGTGGAAATCCTCCAGCATGTCATTGACTATATTCTGGACCTGCAGCTGGCGTTGGAAACGCACCCTGCGCTCCTGAAACAGACGAGCCCACCCGCTTCCACACGGACTCCACTCACACAAATCAACACAGAGCAG GTGCGCAAATGA
- the id4 gene encoding DNA-binding protein inhibitor ID-4, translated as MKASVPVRPHKLPSSCSQLSLRYLSESSRCKMEDEDLFCLQYDMNDCYSRLKRLVPTIPQDKKVSKVEILQHVIDYILDLQLALETHPALLKQTSPPASTRTPLTQINTEQRTTGVNKEDSLFLCR; from the exons atgaaGGCCAGCGTGCCGGTTCGCCCTCATAAGCTTCCTTCTAGCTGCAGTCAGCTCTCCTTGCGTTATTTGTCGGAGAGCAGCCGATGCAAAATGGAAGATGAGGATCTTTTCTGTCTGCAGTACGACATGAACGACTGCTACAGCCGACTCAAACGCTTGGTGCCCACTATTCCGCAGGATAAGAAAGTCAGTAAAGTGGAAATCCTCCAGCATGTCATTGACTATATTCTGGACCTGCAGCTGGCGTTGGAAACGCACCCTGCGCTCCTGAAACAGACGAGCCCACCCGCTTCCACACGGACTCCACTCACACAAATCAACACAGAGCAG AGGACAACGGGTGTCAATAAGGAAGACTCACTTTTTTTGTGTCGCTGA